One genomic window of Medicago truncatula cultivar Jemalong A17 chromosome 1, MtrunA17r5.0-ANR, whole genome shotgun sequence includes the following:
- the LOC11424868 gene encoding uncharacterized protein, producing MSLLSSMDNMACNKGQQHARKTKKKQVKDELDRLKQAEKKKRRLEKALATSAAIISELEKKKQKKKEEQQRLDEEGAAIAEAVALHVLLDEDSDDSYKVECKTWDDYNNNLDFFMSGKRACFPNLDGSTWSVTSQNGKWSISSGPFENNAHEPLYEAGWDPTRFSVDLIAAQAVRSLHIAENADDDRILF from the coding sequence ATGTCGTTATTAAGTTCAATGGATAACATGGCATGTAATAAAGGGCAACAACATGCGAGAAAGACAAAGAAGAAGCAGGTGAAAGATGAGTTGGATCGTCTCAAACAAgctgaaaagaaaaagagacgGTTGGAAAAGGCTCTGGCTACTTCTGCTGCCATCATATCGGAACTGgaaaaaaagaaacagaaaaagaaagaagagcaACAGAGACTTGATGAAGAGGGTGCTGCAATTGCGGAAGCCGTCGCTCTGCATGTTCTACTTGATGAAGACTCAGATGATTCATATAAGGTTGAGTGCAAGACCTGGGATgattataataataatcttgATTTCTTCATGAGTGGGAAAAGAGCTTGCTTTCCTAATCTAGATGGTAGCACATGGTCCGTCACTTCCCAAAACGGCAAGTGGTCTATCTCTTCCGGACCGTTCGAAAACAATGCACACGAACCACTTTACGAAGCAGGATGGGATCCTACAAGATTCTCTGTTGATCTTATAGCAGCACAAGCAGTTAGATCGCTCCACATTGCAGAGAATGCTGATGATGATAGGATTCTCTTCTGA
- the LOC11424160 gene encoding beta-carotene hydroxylase 2, chloroplastic isoform X2, with product MAAELYTATTLKPYNLLQPSTSSPSPSPKTLFFTPLRSFPHSKILETQRTRKSTCFTVCVLTEDPKHTSQLKTEEEIVAQKLARKKSQRFTYLVAAVMSSFGVTSMAILAVYYRFSWQMEGSGEVPWSEMFGTFALSVGAAVGMEFWARWAHEILWHASLWHMHQSHHRPREGAFELNDVFAIINAVPAIALLSYGFFNKGLLPGLCFGAGLGITVFGIAYMFVHDGLVHKRFPVGPIANVPYFTRVAAAHQFVCSSTIRTNLKGCHMDSF from the exons ATGGCGGCAGAACTTTACACCGCCACAACCTTAAAGCCCTACAATCTCCTCCAACCCTCAACTTCTTCCCCTTCCCCTTCCCCTAAAACACTGTTCTTCACCCCTTTAAGAAGTTTCCCTCATAGCAAAATCCTTGAAACCCaaagaacaagaaaatcaaCATGCTTCACCGTTTGTGTTCTAACGGAAGATCCAAAACATACATCCCAGTTGAAAACTGAGGAAGAAATAGTTGCACAAAAATTGGCTAGAAAGAAGTCTCAAAGATTCACTTACCTAGTTGCAGCTGTAATGTCTAGCTTTGGTGTCACTTCTATGGCAATCTTAGCTGTTTATTATAGATTCTCATGGCAAATGgag GGTAGTGGAGAGGTTCCTTGGTCTGAAATGTTTGGCACATTTGCTCTCTCAGTCGGTGCTGCT GTAGGTATGGAATTTTGGGCTAGATGGGCTCATGAGATTCTATGGCATGCTTCCCTGTGGCACATGCATCAG TCACATCATCGACCAAGAGAAGGAGCATTTGAGCTTAATGATGTTTTTGCAATAATCAACGCTGTTCCTGCAATTGCTCTTCTCTCATATGGTTTTTTTAACAAGGGATTGCTGCCTGGTCTCTGTTTTGGTGCA GGTCTTGGAATTACGGTGTTTGGGATTGCCTACATGTTTGTCCATGATGGATTGGTTCATAAGAGATTCCCTGTGGGTCCTATTGCCAACGTGCCCTACTTCACAAGAGTTGCTGCTGCTCACCAA tttgtttgcaGCTCCACCATTCGGACAAATTTAAAGGGGTGCCATATGGACTCTTTTTAG
- the LOC11424160 gene encoding beta-carotene hydroxylase 2, chloroplastic isoform X1, which produces MAAELYTATTLKPYNLLQPSTSSPSPSPKTLFFTPLRSFPHSKILETQRTRKSTCFTVCVLTEDPKHTSQLKTEEEIVAQKLARKKSQRFTYLVAAVMSSFGVTSMAILAVYYRFSWQMEGSGEVPWSEMFGTFALSVGAAVGMEFWARWAHEILWHASLWHMHQSHHRPREGAFELNDVFAIINAVPAIALLSYGFFNKGLLPGLCFGAGLGITVFGIAYMFVHDGLVHKRFPVGPIANVPYFTRVAAAHQLHHSDKFKGVPYGLFLGPKEVEEVGGIEELEKEISRRTRSYTGS; this is translated from the exons ATGGCGGCAGAACTTTACACCGCCACAACCTTAAAGCCCTACAATCTCCTCCAACCCTCAACTTCTTCCCCTTCCCCTTCCCCTAAAACACTGTTCTTCACCCCTTTAAGAAGTTTCCCTCATAGCAAAATCCTTGAAACCCaaagaacaagaaaatcaaCATGCTTCACCGTTTGTGTTCTAACGGAAGATCCAAAACATACATCCCAGTTGAAAACTGAGGAAGAAATAGTTGCACAAAAATTGGCTAGAAAGAAGTCTCAAAGATTCACTTACCTAGTTGCAGCTGTAATGTCTAGCTTTGGTGTCACTTCTATGGCAATCTTAGCTGTTTATTATAGATTCTCATGGCAAATGgag GGTAGTGGAGAGGTTCCTTGGTCTGAAATGTTTGGCACATTTGCTCTCTCAGTCGGTGCTGCT GTAGGTATGGAATTTTGGGCTAGATGGGCTCATGAGATTCTATGGCATGCTTCCCTGTGGCACATGCATCAG TCACATCATCGACCAAGAGAAGGAGCATTTGAGCTTAATGATGTTTTTGCAATAATCAACGCTGTTCCTGCAATTGCTCTTCTCTCATATGGTTTTTTTAACAAGGGATTGCTGCCTGGTCTCTGTTTTGGTGCA GGTCTTGGAATTACGGTGTTTGGGATTGCCTACATGTTTGTCCATGATGGATTGGTTCATAAGAGATTCCCTGTGGGTCCTATTGCCAACGTGCCCTACTTCACAAGAGTTGCTGCTGCTCACCAA CTCCACCATTCGGACAAATTTAAAGGGGTGCCATATGGACTCTTTTTAGGACCAAAG GAAGTTGAAGAAGTGGGAGGGATAGAAGAGCTAGAGAAAGAGATAAGTAGGAGAACAAGATCATATACTGGCTCATGA
- the LOC11421560 gene encoding probable polygalacturonase — MSLKSKSRAQRLRAKLNQIYHYCFVQVIRVISVVVILGTLAECRIPSISKLNNFDYPAINCRKHSAVLTDFGGVGDGKTLNTKAFNSAITNLSQYANDGGAQLIVPPGKWLTGSFNLTSHFTLFLQKDAVILASQYESDWPQLPALPSYGRGREKPGGRFSSLIFGTNLIDVIITGNNGTIDGQGSTWWDKFQKKQLKITRPYMIEIMYSDQIQISNLTLVNSPSWFVHPVYSSNIIINGLTILAPVDVPNTDGIDPDSSTNVLIEDNYIVSGDDCIAIKSGWDEYGIKVGKPSQNIIVRRLTCISPKSALVALGSEMSGGIQDVRIEDVTAINTESAVRIKSAVGRGAFVKDIFVKGMDLNTLKYVFWMTGSYGDHPDNGFDPNALPKISGINYRDVTAKNVTIAGKVEGISNDPFTGICVSNVTIEMSAHKKKLPWNCTDISGVTSNVVPKPCELLKEKEIECPFPRDKLPIENVQFKTCNFQSSVF; from the exons ATGAGTTTGAAGAGTAAGAGTCGAGCTCAAAGATTACGAGCTAAGTTAAATCAG ATTTATCACTATTGTTTTGTGCAGGTTATACGTGTGATCTCTGTAGTTGTGATATTGGGAACACTAGCAGAATGCAGAATACCAAGTATTAGTAAAttgaataactttgattatCCAGCTATCAATTGCAGAAAACACAGTGCAGTTTTGACAGATTTTGGTGGTGTTGGTGATGGAAAAACCCTTAACACAAAGGCATTTAATTCAGCAATAACCAATCTTAGCCAATATGCAAATGATGGTGGTGCACAACTTATTGTTCCACCAGGTAAATGGCTAACTGGAAGCTTCAATCTCACAAGCCATTTCactctttttctccaaaaagatGCTGTCATTCTTGCATCTCAG TATGAATCCGATTGGCCTCAACTTCCTGCTTTACCATCTTatggaagaggaagagaaaagcCTGGTGGAAGGTTTAGCAGTCTCATTTTTGGAACTAACCTCATTGATGTTATTATTACTG GTAACAATGGGACAATTGATGGACAAGGATCTACTTGGTGGGACAAGTTCCAAAAGAAACAATTGAAAATCACTAGGCCATATATGATTGAGATTATGTATTCTGATCAAATCCAAATATCAAATCTCACTTTGGTCAATTCCCCTTCTTGGTTTGTACATCCAGTTTACAGCAG TAACATAATTATAAACGGACTTACAATTCTTGCACCAGTGGACGTTCCAAACACAGATGGCATAGACCCAG ATTCATCTACAAATGTTCTGATTGAAGACAACTACATTGTTTCTGGTGATGATTGTATTGCAATTAAAAGTGGATGGGATGAGTATGGAATCAAAGTTGGCAAGCCATCACAAAATATAATCGTAAGAAGGCTAACATGTATATCCCCTAAAAGTGCTTTGGTTGCATTAGGCAGTGAAATGTCAGGTGGAATCCAAGATGTAAGAATTGAAGACGTCACGGCAATCAATACAGAATCAGCTGTTAGGATCAAATCTGCCGTCGGTAGAGGTGCTTTTGTGAAGGACATTTTTGTCAAAGGAATGGATTTGAATACATTGAAATATGTGTTTTGGATGACAGGTTCTTATGGAGATCATCCTGATAACGGATTTGATCCAAACGCATTGCCTAAAATTAGTGGAATAAATTATAGAGATGTCACCGCTAAGAATGTGACTATTGCGGGCAAAGTTGAAGGAATTTCTAACGACCCTTTTACTGGAATATGTGTTTCTAATGTGACTATTGAAATGAGTGCACATAAGAAGAAACTTCCATGGAATTGCACTGATATTTCTGGAGTTACAAGTAATGTGGTTCCTAAACCATGTGAACTGCTGAAAGAGAAGGAAATTGAATGTCCTTTTCCAAGAGATAAACTACCCATTGAAAATGTTCAATTCAAGACTTGCAACTTCCAAAGTAGTGTCTTCTGA